A window from Peromyscus leucopus breed LL Stock chromosome 8a, UCI_PerLeu_2.1, whole genome shotgun sequence encodes these proteins:
- the Gpr31 gene encoding 12-(S)-hydroxy-5,8,10,14-eicosatetraenoic acid receptor: MARLNCSAAGAVVETAVGTMLTLECALGLTGNAVALWTFFYRLKVWKPYAVYLFNLVVADLLLITCLPFLAVFYLKGKTWGLGHVPCQILLFLLAFSRGVGVAFLTTVALDRYLRVVHPRLRVNLLSPRAAWGISSLVWLLMVALTPQNMLIHKAIQNSTECPSFYPIGETEAGAIWQEVLFFLQLLLPFGLIFFCNTGLIRTLQERLRESDKQPRLRRARALVAMVLLLFGLCFLPSVLARVLVHVFREFESCSIQQAIVQASDVAGSLTCLHSALSPAVYCFSNQAFTHSYRKVLRSLRGWRKAAEPASSNLRDSYS, encoded by the coding sequence ATGGCGCGCCTCAACTGCTCAGCTGCCGGCGCTGTGGTGGAGACCGCTGTGGGCACAATGCTGACACTGGAGTGTGCTCTGGGCCTTACAGGTAATGCTGTCGCCCTCTGGACCTTCTTTTACCGTCTCAAAGTGTGGAAGCCTTACGCGGTCTACCTCTTCAACCTGGTGGTGGCTGACCTGCTACTGATCACCTGTCTGCCGTTCCTCGCTGTCTTCTACCTGAAGGGCAAGACCTGGGGACTCGGCCACGTGCCCTGCCAaatcctgctcttcctgctggcCTTCAGCCGTGGGGTGGGGGTCGCCTTCCTGACGACAGTGGCTCTAGACCGATATCTGCGTGTGGTCCATCCTCGGCTCCGAGTCAACTTGCTATCTCCAAGGGCAGCCTGGGGCATCTCTAGCCTAGTATGGCTTCTCATGGTTGCCCTCACTCCCCAAAACATGCTCATCCACAAGGCTATCCAGAATTCCACCGAGTGCCCCAGCTTCTATCCCATAGGAGAAACTGAGGCCGGCGCCATCTGGCAGGAGGTGCTCTTCTTCCTACAGCTCCTGCTTCCCTTCGGCCTCATCTTCTTCTGTAACACTGGGCTCATCAGGACCCTCCAGGAGAGACTCCGGGAGTCTGACAAACAGCCCAGGCTCCGGAGGGCCAGGGCGCTGGTTGCCATGGTGCTGTTGCTGTTTGGACTGTGCTTCCTGCCTAGTGTCCTGGCCCGGGTCCTGGTGCATGTCTTTCGGGAGTTTGAGAGCTGCAGCATCCAGCAAGCCATAGTGCAGGCCTCCGATGTTGCTGGCAGCCTCACCTGCCTGCACAGTGCATTGAGCCCAGCCGTTTACTGCTTCTCCAACCAGGCCTTCACCCACTCGTACCGGAAGGTGCTCAGAAGCCTTCGAGGCTGGAGGAAGGCAGCAGAGCCGGCTAGCTCCAACCTCAGGGACTCCTATTCCTGA